A stretch of Clostridia bacterium DNA encodes these proteins:
- a CDS encoding DivIVA domain-containing protein, with translation MNHIKPEDIQKASFHTGALGYKKEEVDSYLEELSISVQAMCREIEELKADISEQAERIDNYRNLEEDLKNTFILAQQSAGEIRENAVKESEMLIKENELKVEKILVDGQKEIDEMEAYYAQLKRKVSNHKTKMKADLKTLLDILEEEAEEEEE, from the coding sequence ATGAATCATATCAAACCGGAAGATATTCAAAAAGCCAGTTTTCATACGGGAGCACTAGGATATAAAAAGGAAGAAGTGGATAGCTATTTAGAGGAATTGTCTATTTCTGTACAGGCCATGTGCAGGGAGATTGAGGAGCTAAAAGCAGATATTTCGGAACAGGCTGAAAGAATAGACAATTACCGTAATTTAGAGGAAGATCTGAAGAATACCTTTATCCTTGCCCAACAATCAGCCGGTGAAATTCGTGAGAATGCAGTCAAAGAAAGCGAAATGCTGATTAAAGAAAATGAGCTTAAAGTAGAAAAGATTTTGGTGGATGGCCAAAAAGAAATAGACGAGATGGAAGCATATTATGCTCAGTTAAAGCGTAAGGTTAGCAACCATAAGACGAAGATGAAGGCAGATTTGAAGACGCTTCTAGATATTCTAGAGGAGGAAGCTGAAGAAGAGGAAGAATAA
- a CDS encoding cell division protein SepF, translating to MAKFIDGITSALGLEVVDDKETDEMEESVYGDVKVLSKGKPKQKRRVASEPSIPVVDPESPAEDFFRNGRQKIHTMKLFIVEPDNFDQVREAADFLKEKKAIIINLEEVEYEDARKIIDFMSGNIYALGGTVHKISAGIILFAPDTLGVESLKKKQDTADKSAPEIEKITGTKPSGPIEEEGEF from the coding sequence ATGGCTAAGTTTATTGATGGAATCACTTCGGCTTTGGGCTTGGAGGTTGTTGATGATAAGGAAACCGATGAAATGGAAGAATCTGTGTATGGAGACGTCAAGGTGCTCAGCAAAGGAAAGCCTAAACAAAAAAGACGTGTAGCCAGTGAACCGTCGATTCCCGTAGTGGACCCTGAATCACCAGCAGAGGATTTCTTTCGAAATGGTAGACAAAAGATTCACACGATGAAGCTGTTTATTGTTGAACCAGATAATTTTGACCAGGTTCGTGAGGCGGCTGATTTTCTGAAAGAAAAAAAGGCCATCATCATCAATTTGGAAGAAGTTGAGTATGAAGATGCCAGAAAGATTATTGACTTTATGTCTGGTAATATCTATGCCTTGGGTGGGACAGTACATAAAATCAGTGCAGGTATTATTCTCTTTGCACCAGATACCTTAGGTGTAGAGTCTCTAAAGAAGAAGCAGGATACAGCAGACAAGAGTGCACCGGAAATAGAAAAAATTACTGGAACCAAACCATCAGGACCTATCGAAGAAGAAGGAGAATTTTAG
- a CDS encoding RluA family pseudouridine synthase, producing MKSGIENKFIIDEAEKDIRIDRYLADTYLDISRQYVVELIESGHILVDGKKVKKNYKLKAGETVIVEIPKPEELSVEPENIPLDILYEDASVIVINKGKGMSVHPAPGNYTGTLVNALLFHCADLSGINGKMRPGIVHRIDKDTTGVLVVAKNDEAHRNLAEQFKAHSVERLYTALVYEQMEENGGRIEAPIGRDPRDRKRMAVNHKNGKAAITHYRVLKRFPGFTLVEMKLETGRTHQIRVHMSYIKHPLVGDTRYTKRANPFDTTEQMLHAGVLAFDHPKSGERMRFTSPLPDYFQQILDQWDYLEEREVEDGGLSN from the coding sequence ATGAAGAGTGGTATAGAAAATAAATTTATTATAGATGAAGCTGAAAAGGATATTCGAATCGACCGGTATTTGGCTGATACCTACCTAGATATTTCTCGACAGTATGTAGTGGAGCTTATTGAGTCTGGCCATATTCTAGTAGATGGAAAAAAGGTGAAAAAGAACTATAAGCTTAAAGCAGGTGAGACGGTTATAGTAGAAATACCGAAGCCAGAGGAACTGTCTGTGGAACCTGAAAATATCCCATTGGATATTTTGTATGAAGATGCAAGTGTCATTGTCATAAACAAGGGAAAAGGAATGTCTGTGCATCCAGCACCGGGTAACTACACTGGAACCTTGGTTAATGCACTTTTGTTTCACTGTGCGGATCTTTCTGGTATTAATGGAAAGATGCGACCAGGTATTGTGCATAGGATTGACAAGGATACCACGGGTGTATTGGTGGTCGCGAAGAATGATGAGGCACACCGTAACCTTGCCGAGCAGTTTAAGGCACATAGTGTCGAAAGGCTATACACAGCTCTGGTATATGAACAGATGGAAGAAAATGGTGGGCGAATTGAAGCACCCATTGGACGTGACCCAAGGGATCGAAAACGCATGGCCGTAAATCATAAGAATGGTAAAGCAGCCATTACCCACTATAGGGTTTTGAAACGTTTTCCTGGTTTCACGCTAGTGGAAATGAAGTTGGAAACGGGACGCACACATCAGATTCGGGTACACATGAGCTACATAAAGCATCCATTAGTGGGTGATACTAGATATACGAAACGTGCCAATCCCTTTGATACCACTGAACAGATGCTTCATGCTGGTGTTCTTGCTTTTGACCATCCTAAGTCTGGGGAAAGAATGAGATTTACCTCACCGCTACCGGATTACTTTCAACAAATTTTGGATCAATGGGATTATTTAGAGGAAAGGGAAGTTGAAGATGGCGGATTATCTAATTAG
- the hslO gene encoding Hsp33 family molecular chaperone HslO: MADYLISATAEGQARAFVIQSTEIVEHARIIHDLYPTSADALGRLLTATALMGHTLKSKEDSITLRVMGDGPLGAIISVGDKDLNVRGYVNNPHVTMPIEEYGKFAFANAVGMGNLFVTRDLGLKEPYTGSVPLTSGEIASDISEYYLSSEQIPTACGLGVYIETDGTVQGAGGFLVQLLPGADEEFAKQLEKNALAMPVLSELFKEGKTPEYVLTLLFSGLEYKINEKKEVAFQCVCSKEKYSEILGTLKTEAIEEMIREDHGAEAVCSFCNKRYQFSEEELKIMLQEKKRELS, encoded by the coding sequence ATGGCGGATTATCTAATTAGTGCGACAGCAGAAGGGCAAGCTAGAGCCTTTGTAATTCAGTCCACAGAAATCGTAGAGCATGCTAGGATAATTCATGACTTATACCCCACATCAGCAGATGCATTAGGTCGGCTATTGACTGCAACTGCACTGATGGGTCATACACTAAAATCGAAAGAAGATAGCATTACACTTCGAGTGATGGGTGATGGACCCCTGGGTGCAATAATTTCAGTTGGGGATAAAGACTTAAACGTTCGCGGTTATGTAAATAACCCGCATGTAACTATGCCAATTGAAGAATATGGTAAATTTGCATTTGCCAATGCAGTGGGGATGGGAAACCTTTTTGTTACTAGAGACCTTGGATTGAAAGAGCCTTACACTGGCAGTGTCCCATTAACCTCAGGTGAAATCGCTTCGGATATAAGTGAGTACTATTTGAGTAGTGAACAAATACCAACTGCTTGTGGTCTAGGCGTATATATTGAGACGGATGGAACAGTACAAGGGGCTGGTGGATTTTTAGTGCAGCTTCTTCCAGGAGCAGATGAGGAATTTGCCAAGCAATTGGAAAAGAATGCTTTGGCAATGCCAGTTTTGAGTGAACTTTTTAAAGAAGGCAAAACCCCAGAGTATGTTTTGACGTTGTTGTTTTCAGGATTGGAATACAAAATCAATGAGAAAAAAGAAGTAGCATTTCAGTGTGTTTGCAGTAAGGAAAAGTATAGCGAAATATTGGGAACGCTAAAAACGGAAGCTATCGAAGAAATGATCCGCGAGGATCATGGAGCCGAAGCTGTTTGCAGTTTTTGCAATAAACGCTACCAGTTCAGCGAGGAGGAACTAAAAATAATGCTCCAGGAAAAGAAGAGAGAATTGTCATGA
- a CDS encoding phosphate propanoyltransferase yields MMKEMKVVLGVSNHHLHLSRKDMDVLFGEGAELHNIKDLGQPGQYACDETVTIEGPKGSIERVRVLGPFRSATQVEISVTDSFKLGVPAVVRDSGIHEGTPGLKLIGPKGEVTLTQGVLVAARHVHLHTSEAKEFGVEDKQHVTLTTEDEYRPMVYGNVLVRVSDQYAAELHLDVDEANAGMLKTGMMVTISK; encoded by the coding sequence ATGATGAAGGAAATGAAGGTAGTATTGGGCGTAAGTAACCATCACCTGCACTTGTCAAGAAAAGACATGGATGTATTGTTTGGTGAAGGTGCTGAATTGCACAATATTAAGGATTTAGGACAACCAGGACAATATGCATGTGATGAAACAGTAACCATAGAGGGACCGAAAGGTTCCATCGAGAGAGTCCGCGTACTTGGACCTTTTCGTTCAGCCACCCAAGTGGAGATTTCGGTTACAGATTCCTTTAAGTTGGGTGTACCTGCTGTGGTGCGGGATTCCGGTATACATGAAGGAACCCCGGGTCTTAAGCTGATTGGCCCGAAAGGTGAAGTAACCCTGACACAAGGCGTACTTGTAGCTGCTAGACACGTACACTTGCATACTTCTGAAGCAAAGGAATTCGGTGTAGAAGATAAGCAACATGTAACTTTGACTACAGAAGATGAATACCGTCCTATGGTGTATGGCAACGTCTTGGTTAGAGTAAGCGACCAATATGCGGCAGAATTGCATCTGGACGTAGATGAAGCCAATGCTGGTATGTTGAAAACCGGCATGATGGTTACAATTAGTAAATAG
- a CDS encoding YggT family protein: protein MIRDFVQFAFNVLTWLIVARAILSWLPNARSNRWYRSLVELTETFISPIRKLLPANNSMIDIAPMVTIVIIILLENLVMGIL from the coding sequence ATGATACGAGATTTTGTGCAGTTTGCTTTCAATGTGTTGACATGGTTAATTGTCGCAAGAGCCATATTAAGCTGGTTACCGAATGCTAGAAGTAACCGGTGGTATCGTAGTTTGGTTGAATTGACAGAAACCTTTATATCACCGATTCGGAAACTATTGCCTGCTAATAACAGTATGATCGATATTGCGCCGATGGTTACAATCGTTATTATCATTTTGTTGGAAAATTTGGTAATGGGCATACTTTAG
- the proC gene encoding pyrroline-5-carboxylate reductase has protein sequence MITNQRIGFIGGGKMAEAIIAGITEKRPELEVYVYDIDEKRIIILEESYGVKAVSSIDALLQESSVVLLAVKPQVLGKVLEGSQQLFTENHLLISIAAGIPLSKIQSLAQESRVIRVMPNTPALIGQASSVLCTETANDADKELATDIFLSVGHAYWMEEKYFDSVTAISGSGPAYIYLFIEALIDAGVNQGLPRDIARKLSIDTVIGSAMMVDVTGKHPAELRDMVTSPGGTTIRAVEIFEELGLRNAVIKAVAAAAQKSKELGE, from the coding sequence ATGATAACCAACCAGAGAATTGGTTTCATTGGTGGCGGTAAAATGGCGGAGGCCATCATTGCTGGTATCACTGAGAAACGACCTGAGCTTGAAGTATATGTTTATGATATTGATGAAAAAAGGATTATTATTCTTGAAGAAAGTTATGGCGTAAAGGCTGTTTCTTCCATTGATGCCTTGCTTCAAGAGAGTTCCGTAGTTTTGCTGGCAGTGAAACCCCAGGTATTGGGAAAAGTGCTTGAAGGAAGTCAACAACTTTTCACAGAAAACCATTTGCTTATTTCTATAGCGGCGGGTATTCCTCTGTCAAAGATACAATCTTTAGCTCAAGAATCTAGGGTCATACGGGTTATGCCCAACACACCAGCATTGATTGGTCAAGCTTCAAGCGTGCTATGCACCGAGACAGCAAATGATGCAGACAAAGAGCTAGCCACGGACATCTTCCTATCTGTCGGTCACGCGTATTGGATGGAAGAAAAGTATTTTGATTCTGTTACTGCAATTTCGGGCAGCGGTCCTGCATATATCTATTTGTTTATAGAAGCACTAATTGACGCAGGTGTAAATCAAGGTCTGCCACGTGATATAGCACGAAAGCTTTCAATCGATACAGTGATTGGTAGTGCTATGATGGTGGATGTGACTGGGAAACATCCTGCTGAGTTAAGAGACATGGTAACCTCGCCGGGTGGAACAACCATTCGAGCAGTAGAGATTTTTGAGGAATTGGGATTGCGTAATGCAGTCATCAAAGCGGTTGCAGCTGCGGCCCAAAAATCTAAGGAATTGGGAGAATAG
- the ileS gene encoding isoleucine--tRNA ligase, producing the protein MEYDKTMNLPKTEFPMRANLPKREPETLDWWEQQDIYKLVQEKNQGREKWILHDGPPYANGDIHLGTTLNKILKDIIVKYKSMSGYDAPYIPGWDTHGLPIAQQVTKTLGINRHEVGSVNFRNECAKYAMKFVDIQRNSFKRLGVRADWENPYLTLTKEYEASQIKVFGEMADKGYIYKGLKPVYWCKSCETALAEAEVEYHDHRSPSIYVKFKVKDGKGKLPEDNTYIVIWTTTPWTLPANVAISLHPDYEYELLQFGDEKYLMAKELKDNVIAECELTTPEVLGTFKGSELEYVVAENPLLDRESLVLNGDHVTLEAGTGCVHTAPGHGLEDYEVCRKYEGLPVISPLDDQGVFTEEGAQFAGMTTDEANKAVTKELEEKKALLNLIFIKHQYPHCWRCKTPLLYRATEQWFASIEGFRKEALNAIENDVEWIPSWGKDRIYNMVADRSDWCISRQRIWGVPIPIFFCKDCGEAIIDKNVINHIEGLVREHGSNIWFDKPAEELVPKGLTCPSCGGSTFRKETDIMDVWFDSGSSHEAVLMNRKELQRPADLYLEGSDQHRGWFNSSLSTSIATNGKAPYKAVLTHGYVVDGKGRKMSKSVGNGVDPKDVIKRMGADILRLWAASADYKKDISASDEIFKQMTEMYRKIRNTVRFALGNLYDYDPNKNKVEYDQLREIDQYALLRMNTMIAKVIKAYDNYDFYMVLQHIHNYCVLDLSALYMDVIKDRAYASGKESVERRAIQTVLHKIVYNLTILLTPILAYTTEEIWNYIPKEAGEPVSVQLCEFPEIDSQYDNETLRTKFNTVLELREEVNKALELARGDKKIGNALQAEVILYVDGEIKDFVESCKDDLATWFIVSQVRILNLSDAPDDALDAMNMKDLKCKIEPAKGEKCERCWIYSEELGTNPEHPTLCPRCTKVITEGE; encoded by the coding sequence ATGGAATACGATAAGACGATGAATCTACCAAAAACAGAATTTCCAATGCGGGCCAATTTACCGAAACGGGAACCAGAAACGTTGGATTGGTGGGAGCAACAAGATATTTACAAGTTGGTACAGGAAAAGAATCAAGGCAGGGAAAAATGGATCTTGCATGATGGGCCTCCATATGCCAATGGTGATATTCATTTAGGTACGACACTCAATAAGATTCTTAAGGATATTATTGTAAAATATAAATCTATGAGTGGTTATGACGCTCCGTACATTCCTGGTTGGGATACCCATGGTCTCCCCATTGCTCAACAGGTTACGAAAACACTAGGAATCAATCGCCATGAGGTTGGAAGCGTAAACTTCAGGAACGAGTGTGCAAAATATGCCATGAAATTTGTGGATATCCAGCGTAATTCCTTTAAACGTTTGGGTGTACGTGCAGACTGGGAGAATCCTTATCTGACGCTTACCAAAGAATATGAGGCCTCCCAAATTAAGGTTTTTGGTGAAATGGCTGACAAAGGATATATCTACAAGGGCCTTAAGCCAGTCTACTGGTGCAAATCTTGTGAGACCGCGTTAGCAGAAGCAGAGGTGGAGTACCATGATCACAGATCACCGTCCATCTATGTGAAATTTAAAGTAAAAGATGGAAAAGGTAAGTTGCCAGAAGATAATACGTATATCGTAATTTGGACAACTACACCTTGGACTTTGCCAGCAAACGTGGCTATTTCCTTGCATCCGGACTATGAGTATGAGTTGCTGCAGTTTGGTGATGAAAAGTATCTTATGGCAAAAGAGTTAAAGGATAACGTAATTGCTGAATGCGAGCTAACTACTCCGGAAGTACTGGGTACTTTTAAAGGTAGTGAACTAGAATATGTAGTGGCTGAAAATCCTTTGTTGGATCGTGAATCATTGGTACTCAATGGAGATCATGTAACCTTGGAAGCTGGTACTGGTTGTGTTCATACTGCACCGGGACATGGTCTTGAAGACTATGAAGTGTGTAGAAAATACGAAGGGCTGCCTGTGATTTCGCCATTGGACGACCAAGGTGTATTCACCGAAGAAGGCGCACAGTTTGCAGGCATGACAACCGATGAAGCCAACAAAGCAGTGACCAAGGAATTGGAAGAGAAAAAGGCTTTATTAAACCTGATTTTCATAAAACACCAATATCCTCATTGCTGGCGTTGTAAGACACCCTTACTGTATAGAGCGACAGAACAGTGGTTTGCTTCTATAGAAGGATTCCGCAAAGAAGCCTTGAACGCAATTGAAAATGATGTTGAGTGGATTCCATCCTGGGGTAAGGATAGGATTTACAACATGGTGGCTGACAGATCTGACTGGTGCATTTCCAGACAGAGAATTTGGGGCGTGCCTATTCCAATTTTCTTCTGCAAAGATTGTGGCGAAGCCATTATCGATAAAAATGTAATCAATCACATTGAAGGACTCGTAAGAGAGCACGGCTCCAATATTTGGTTTGATAAACCAGCTGAAGAACTAGTACCTAAGGGTTTAACTTGTCCGTCTTGTGGAGGAAGTACCTTCCGCAAGGAAACAGATATTATGGATGTATGGTTCGACTCCGGTTCAAGCCATGAGGCAGTCTTGATGAATCGCAAAGAGCTTCAAAGACCTGCAGATTTGTATCTAGAAGGTAGCGACCAGCATCGTGGTTGGTTTAATTCTTCCTTGTCTACATCAATTGCAACCAATGGAAAAGCACCATACAAAGCAGTTTTAACGCATGGCTATGTTGTGGATGGTAAGGGACGAAAAATGTCCAAGTCTGTTGGTAATGGAGTTGATCCCAAGGATGTAATCAAACGCATGGGTGCGGATATCTTGAGGCTTTGGGCTGCTTCAGCAGATTACAAAAAAGACATTTCGGCTTCAGATGAAATCTTTAAGCAAATGACTGAGATGTACCGCAAGATTCGTAACACTGTTCGTTTTGCCTTGGGTAATCTATATGACTATGATCCAAACAAAAACAAGGTAGAATACGATCAATTGCGGGAAATAGACCAATACGCATTATTAAGAATGAACACCATGATTGCTAAGGTTATTAAGGCCTACGACAATTACGATTTCTATATGGTACTACAACATATCCACAACTACTGCGTGCTGGATTTGAGTGCCCTATACATGGATGTTATTAAGGATAGAGCGTATGCTTCCGGTAAGGAGTCTGTAGAAAGAAGAGCTATACAGACTGTGTTACACAAAATTGTATACAACCTTACCATCTTGTTAACACCAATTTTGGCCTATACTACAGAAGAAATCTGGAATTATATTCCGAAGGAAGCAGGAGAACCGGTTAGTGTTCAACTTTGCGAATTTCCAGAAATAGATTCACAATATGATAACGAGACGCTTCGTACGAAGTTTAATACTGTGTTAGAATTAAGAGAAGAAGTCAACAAGGCATTGGAATTAGCGAGAGGCGACAAAAAAATTGGTAATGCCTTGCAAGCTGAAGTAATCCTATATGTAGACGGAGAGATTAAAGACTTTGTTGAAAGCTGTAAGGATGATTTGGCCACTTGGTTTATTGTATCTCAGGTCCGCATCTTGAACCTATCTGATGCACCAGATGATGCATTAGATGCAATGAATATGAAAGACTTAAAATGTAAAATTGAACCAGCGAAGGGCGAAAAATGCGAAAGATGTTGGATTTATTCTGAAGAATTGGGAACGAACCCTGAGCATCCTACACTATGCCCACGCTGTACGAAAGTAATTACGGAAGGGGAGTAA
- a CDS encoding DUF4445 domain-containing protein: MIKVTILDNGRIITAKKGSNLLKVLKKNDIKISSPCGGKGTCKKCKASLQVFQNGIESYEDILTCKYKLDKDICIRIKDATKFVDKKSSLVKNQVYKVQKQIKKVPFEFDKATLKHDASIVDRLEKAVGQSLKISIDLLHKLCSDIGTGAYKGYAIIEGDRLLTITTEDIPLLGAAIDIGTTTMVLYLVNLENGKVEGISSASNPQAVHGADVISRIAYCTESVEKRKELKDAVQAGVKELTDRVLKMTGLNAEYIFKATVCGNTTMMHLFLGLEPRHIALAPYLATYRTIQPVKASSVGMKWNGEAILHIIPNIAGFVGADTVSVIQANKLDKTKKTIMALDLGTNGELALAVGGKILTCATAAGPALEGASIEYGMRADVGAIESLDIIDNEIVLKTIDDGTPVGICGSGLIDGAAKLLNHGLILKNGRVAALPDENPLSRWLGTFNGQRAIKLYENLEEPDKEIWLTQKDIRELQLAKGALLAGMNVLMKRAGITNKDIKAIYLAGAFGSYVNTKSALEISMFPDIALERIVAVGNSAGQGAIINLLSADERKRAEKISVKSKYIELSTDKDFNSEFARCMSF; the protein is encoded by the coding sequence ATGATAAAAGTAACTATTCTGGATAATGGAAGAATTATAACTGCAAAAAAAGGAAGTAATCTACTCAAGGTTTTGAAAAAGAATGACATTAAAATAAGCAGTCCGTGTGGTGGCAAGGGTACCTGTAAGAAATGCAAAGCGAGTCTGCAAGTTTTCCAAAATGGCATAGAGAGCTATGAGGATATTCTTACGTGCAAATACAAGTTGGATAAAGACATCTGTATTCGCATCAAGGACGCTACCAAATTTGTGGATAAGAAATCTTCTCTTGTGAAGAACCAGGTATATAAGGTTCAAAAACAGATTAAAAAGGTTCCCTTCGAGTTTGATAAGGCAACCCTAAAACACGATGCCTCCATCGTTGACCGGCTTGAGAAAGCGGTAGGTCAATCACTGAAGATATCGATAGATTTACTGCATAAACTTTGTTCCGACATCGGAACTGGTGCCTACAAAGGATATGCAATTATTGAAGGCGATCGACTGCTTACCATAACGACAGAAGATATTCCCCTGCTGGGAGCAGCCATAGACATCGGAACCACAACGATGGTGCTATACTTGGTGAATCTTGAAAATGGTAAAGTAGAGGGAATTTCAAGTGCCAGCAATCCTCAGGCCGTTCACGGAGCAGATGTGATTTCTAGGATTGCATATTGTACAGAGTCTGTTGAAAAGCGTAAAGAGTTAAAAGATGCTGTGCAAGCAGGTGTGAAAGAACTAACCGATAGGGTATTGAAAATGACGGGGCTTAACGCTGAATATATCTTTAAGGCAACTGTGTGTGGCAACACCACCATGATGCATCTTTTCCTAGGATTGGAACCGAGACATATTGCACTGGCACCGTATCTAGCTACTTATCGGACAATACAGCCAGTTAAAGCCTCATCTGTTGGTATGAAGTGGAATGGGGAAGCAATATTACATATAATACCCAACATTGCTGGCTTTGTAGGAGCAGATACAGTTTCTGTAATTCAGGCCAACAAATTGGATAAGACGAAAAAAACCATAATGGCACTAGACTTGGGTACCAATGGAGAACTTGCCTTAGCAGTAGGTGGCAAGATCTTAACCTGTGCCACAGCAGCAGGGCCAGCTCTAGAAGGAGCTTCCATAGAATATGGTATGCGTGCTGATGTTGGGGCTATTGAATCTTTGGATATTATTGACAATGAAATTGTCTTAAAAACCATTGATGACGGAACACCGGTAGGGATTTGTGGCTCTGGTTTAATTGATGGTGCTGCCAAATTGCTGAATCATGGCCTGATACTGAAAAATGGAAGGGTAGCAGCTTTACCAGATGAAAATCCCTTAAGTCGGTGGTTAGGTACCTTTAATGGTCAGAGAGCAATCAAGCTTTATGAAAATTTAGAAGAACCCGACAAGGAAATCTGGTTGACTCAAAAAGATATCCGAGAGTTGCAATTGGCAAAGGGCGCTCTCTTGGCTGGCATGAATGTGCTTATGAAGCGTGCAGGTATAACGAACAAAGATATTAAAGCTATTTATTTAGCAGGTGCTTTCGGTAGTTACGTGAATACCAAGAGTGCACTAGAAATCTCTATGTTTCCAGATATCGCTTTAGAGCGAATTGTGGCTGTAGGCAATAGTGCAGGACAAGGAGCAATCATCAATCTACTATCTGCGGATGAGCGTAAGAGAGCTGAAAAAATATCTGTTAAATCCAAATATATTGAGTTATCTACAGACAAGGACTTTAATTCAGAATTTGCTCGCTGTATGAGTTTTTAG
- a CDS encoding RNA-binding protein — MMDKRLNHIKDSADRQILSRVLDLAEKAMVSKKIVYSDFLSPLHVSMAEDIIRGMPGLSVSSSGGYLEAERKILSIYPDFKNEPQTYPIQIYRVAVKSGNPSLSHRDYLGSIMGLGIVREKLGDIVVIDEMSAAVIVQEEMADFLCMNLTKIARANASLKQIDTVDSSWIDYQENVCTVTSLRLDLIVAQGFHIPRNKAEKLIRGESVKVDWKTVNKPGCQVNAGSMISCRGYGRVAFMEQIGKSKKGKNQVKLRRYR; from the coding sequence ATGATGGATAAACGTTTGAATCATATCAAAGATTCTGCCGATAGACAGATACTGTCCCGTGTCCTAGACCTTGCAGAGAAGGCTATGGTAAGTAAGAAAATTGTTTATTCAGACTTTTTATCGCCACTACATGTATCAATGGCAGAAGATATTATACGAGGCATGCCAGGCCTTTCTGTGAGCAGCTCTGGTGGATACCTAGAGGCAGAAAGAAAGATACTTTCCATCTACCCGGATTTTAAAAATGAGCCACAAACGTATCCGATACAGATTTACCGCGTTGCAGTTAAATCTGGGAACCCATCGTTGTCGCATAGGGACTATCTAGGTTCTATCATGGGCTTGGGCATTGTACGTGAGAAACTCGGAGATATTGTAGTGATTGACGAGATGAGCGCTGCTGTGATTGTGCAGGAAGAAATGGCAGATTTCTTATGCATGAACTTAACGAAGATAGCCAGGGCAAATGCTAGTTTGAAACAGATTGATACAGTAGATTCTTCATGGATTGATTACCAAGAAAATGTATGTACAGTAACTAGTCTGAGACTTGACTTGATCGTAGCTCAAGGTTTTCATATACCAAGAAATAAAGCAGAAAAACTGATTCGAGGTGAGTCGGTAAAAGTGGACTGGAAAACTGTGAACAAGCCAGGTTGTCAAGTAAATGCAGGGAGCATGATATCTTGCAGGGGATATGGACGTGTGGCTTTCATGGAACAGATTGGGAAAAGTAAAAAAGGAAAGAATCAGGTAAAACTGAGAAGATATCGATAG
- the lspA gene encoding signal peptidase II, which yields MSIFLVLGLLALDLFTKYLVSQSLVLYQSIPVIKGWLHITFVHNTGAAFSMLEGKLLLFQIFTILAILGLGIVAYSMRKDRITYYIILVTLAGALGNLYDRIRFGYVRDFIDVKFFAVFNVADIFIVLGMIALVARLLYLEKKKDEKVN from the coding sequence ATAAGTATATTCTTGGTACTGGGCCTATTGGCCTTGGATCTTTTTACAAAATATTTGGTGAGTCAATCACTTGTTCTATACCAAAGCATACCGGTAATCAAGGGATGGCTACATATTACATTTGTGCACAATACCGGGGCCGCATTTAGTATGCTTGAGGGAAAACTCTTGCTGTTCCAAATCTTTACAATTCTAGCCATATTGGGCTTGGGTATTGTGGCCTATTCTATGAGAAAAGACCGGATTACCTACTATATTATCTTAGTGACCTTGGCTGGAGCACTAGGAAATCTCTATGATCGAATTCGATTTGGTTATGTTCGAGATTTCATTGATGTCAAATTTTTTGCCGTATTCAATGTTGCGGATATTTTTATAGTTTTAGGTATGATTGCTTTGGTGGCTAGATTGCTGTATTTGGAAAAGAAAAAGGATGAAAAAGTAAATTGA